In Treponema vincentii, a single window of DNA contains:
- a CDS encoding formylglycine-generating enzyme family protein, which produces MKGKNRKTEVLGFSIVLLLAALLVCTGCPGTVGSSGSGNGEITPSSGNFVTITPSAAGITGMDPDTASLPGADEYWKGVFRAGREVTLSPYKLGKTEVTYKLWKEVYDWAVKAENGYTFANAGVKGKDGNGSEEEPVTSVSWRDCIVWCNAYTQMKNSSDEQCVYRKSKTDTTVLKDATKGSKCDAAYADMSKKGYRLPTEAEWEYAARWQNKSTNAEQYGEVWLTKLNSASGAKADWNNADETKAVAWYWNNPDSKTHPVGEKRSNALGLHDMSGNVREWCFDWYDDNPTANDDAYTSGGFVVDPQGAASGIFRVIRGGCWNNLAKDCVGSYDDLGFRVACRP; this is translated from the coding sequence ATGAAAGGAAAGAATAGAAAGACAGAAGTCTTAGGTTTTTCGATAGTGCTGCTGCTCGCTGCACTGTTAGTGTGTACCGGCTGCCCGGGTACTGTAGGGAGTAGCGGTTCGGGAAATGGAGAAATTACACCATCTTCCGGCAATTTTGTAACGATAACCCCGTCTGCAGCGGGGATTACCGGTATGGATCCGGATACGGCGTCTTTGCCGGGAGCGGATGAGTATTGGAAAGGGGTATTTCGCGCAGGGCGGGAGGTAACATTGAGCCCTTATAAGCTTGGCAAAACGGAAGTGACGTATAAGCTGTGGAAAGAAGTATACGACTGGGCGGTAAAAGCTGAAAACGGGTATACGTTTGCCAATGCAGGAGTAAAAGGTAAAGACGGAAACGGGAGCGAAGAAGAGCCGGTAACGAGTGTAAGCTGGCGAGACTGTATTGTATGGTGCAATGCGTATACCCAAATGAAGAATAGCTCTGATGAGCAGTGCGTATACCGCAAAAGTAAAACCGATACTACGGTATTAAAAGACGCAACGAAAGGTAGTAAGTGTGATGCGGCGTATGCCGATATGAGTAAAAAAGGGTATCGGCTGCCGACGGAAGCGGAATGGGAATATGCAGCCCGGTGGCAAAACAAAAGTACGAATGCTGAACAATACGGAGAAGTATGGCTGACCAAACTAAACAGTGCAAGCGGAGCAAAAGCTGACTGGAATAATGCGGATGAGACAAAAGCGGTTGCGTGGTATTGGAATAATCCAGACAGTAAGACCCATCCTGTAGGAGAAAAACGGTCAAATGCACTAGGCTTACACGATATGAGCGGGAATGTACGGGAATGGTGTTTTGATTGGTATGATGATAATCCTACAGCAAACGACGATGCTTATACATCCGGCGGATTCGTAGTTGACCCGCAAGGTGCTGCTTCCGGTATTTTCCGCGTCATACGCGGCGGTTGCTGGAACAATCTCGCGAAGGACTGCGTCGGCAGCTACGACGATCTTGGCTTTCGTGTGGCTTGTCGCCCCTAG
- a CDS encoding KamA family radical SAM protein, which translates to MNAAPDDDCRDDNRWNDDWRNERASDTVIRLPEYVSPAFKALITSAAPADDAALRRQVLSSDDELVVSEEERGDPLGEARYCVTPYLVHQYPNRVLLLSTGRCISYCRYCFRREFTARSSGFISDEQIGAVTAYLKTHPEVQEILVSGGDPMSGCFEQIKHLLECLRSVRPDLLLRLCTRAPVFAPELFTEDLMALLRSVRPLWVIAHINHPAELGTAQRQALTRCIDSGIPVQTQTVLLRGVNDEPAVLAELFHALVCMGIKPGYLFQTDLARGTAHFRVPLEKAALIWKALRKRLSGLSLPQFAVDLPNGGGKFPLSALLLYEDIVSPLKDGRFSARGIDGKSYTYPR; encoded by the coding sequence ATGAACGCCGCACCGGATGATGATTGCCGGGATGATAATCGTTGGAATGATGATTGGCGAAATGAGCGTGCTTCCGATACGGTTATCCGCTTGCCGGAATATGTTTCGCCGGCGTTTAAGGCCTTGATTACCTCCGCAGCACCTGCCGACGACGCTGCGCTGCGCCGGCAGGTGCTTTCCTCCGACGACGAACTGGTCGTGTCGGAGGAAGAGCGGGGCGACCCGCTCGGCGAAGCGCGCTATTGCGTTACCCCGTATCTGGTACACCAATATCCGAACCGCGTGCTGCTATTGAGTACCGGCCGCTGCATCTCGTATTGCCGGTACTGTTTCCGGCGTGAATTTACCGCCCGCTCAAGCGGCTTTATTTCCGATGAGCAAATCGGAGCGGTAACAGCATATCTTAAAACACATCCCGAAGTACAGGAAATTCTGGTTTCGGGGGGAGACCCGATGAGCGGCTGTTTTGAGCAAATAAAGCATCTGTTGGAATGCCTCCGTTCCGTCCGTCCCGATTTGCTGCTCCGCCTCTGCACCCGTGCGCCGGTTTTTGCACCGGAGCTTTTTACCGAAGACCTTATGGCGCTTCTCCGTTCCGTCCGCCCGCTCTGGGTGATTGCACATATAAACCATCCGGCGGAACTCGGCACGGCGCAGCGGCAAGCCTTAACCCGCTGTATCGATTCGGGGATTCCCGTGCAAACCCAAACCGTATTGCTGCGCGGCGTTAATGATGAGCCTGCCGTTCTTGCGGAGCTTTTCCACGCGCTGGTATGTATGGGGATAAAACCCGGGTATCTGTTTCAAACGGATTTGGCACGGGGAACGGCGCATTTTCGCGTACCGCTTGAAAAAGCTGCGCTTATATGGAAAGCATTACGTAAACGCCTTTCCGGTTTATCGTTACCGCAATTTGCAGTCGATTTACCGAACGGCGGCGGAAAATTCCCGCTTTCCGCCCTACTGCTCTATGAGGATATTGTTTCTCCATTAAAAGACGGCCGCTTTTCGGCACGGGGTATCGACGGAAAGAGCTATACTTATCCGAGGTAA